The proteins below come from a single Setaria italica strain Yugu1 unplaced genomic scaffold, Setaria_italica_v2.0 scaffold_319, whole genome shotgun sequence genomic window:
- the LOC101770855 gene encoding uncharacterized protein LOC101770855 yields the protein MVGPIVLAASAGLGMLAGLATADRCSSSSGGARGLSCVACGGTGKVACLCARWSDGDDVGCRPCAGTGRTPCRSCRGSGRTGRRHEPVRVVVRAQRPLEAVTKRGNDEFLALKS from the coding sequence ATGGTCGGACCGATCGTGCTCGCGGCGTCCGCCGGCCTCGGCATGCTCGCCGGCCTCGCGACGGCGGAcaggtgctcctcctcctccggcggcgcgcgggggctGAGCTGCGTGGCGTgcggcggcacggggaaggTGGCCTGCCTCTGCGCCCGGTGGTCGGACGGCGACGACGTCGGGTGCCGGCCGTGCGCAGGGACCGGACGCACGCCGTGCCGGAGCTGCCGCggctccggccgcaccgggcgGCGGCACGAGCCCGTGCGGGTGGTCGTGCGCGCGCAGAGGCCCCTGGAGGCTGTTACAAAGCGAGGAAATGACGAGTTCCTCGCGCTAAAATCGTAG